A part of Kineosporia sp. NBRC 101731 genomic DNA contains:
- a CDS encoding ABC transporter substrate-binding protein, with translation MFRKRAGVLLTAALLVSVLGACGDDESGDGGGGGGGDKLTIGFSQVGAESGWRTANTKSIKDSAKEAGVELKFSDAQGKQENQIKAIRSFITQRVDVIAFSPVVESGWDTVLKEAKDAEIPVILTDRAIDSTDETLYESFIGSDFVLEGKKAGEWLVEDEKDESGPVNIVELQGTPGAAPANDRKAGFADAIKADPKFKIIASQTGQFTRTDGKQVMETFLKSHPDIDVLYAHNDDMGLGAIEAIEAAGKTPGKDIKIITVDAVKDGMTALSEGKINFIVECSPLLGPQLMDLAKTVADGGTVDKRVLTEETTFTPEQAKEVLPERKY, from the coding sequence ATGTTCAGGAAACGGGCCGGTGTACTGCTCACGGCAGCGTTGCTCGTCAGCGTGCTGGGTGCCTGTGGTGACGACGAATCGGGCGACGGCGGCGGTGGCGGTGGTGGCGACAAGCTGACCATTGGCTTCTCCCAGGTCGGCGCCGAGAGTGGCTGGCGTACGGCCAATACCAAGTCGATCAAGGATTCGGCCAAGGAGGCCGGGGTCGAGCTGAAGTTCTCCGACGCGCAGGGCAAGCAGGAGAACCAGATCAAGGCGATCCGCTCGTTCATTACCCAGCGGGTCGACGTGATCGCCTTCTCGCCGGTGGTGGAGTCGGGCTGGGACACCGTGCTGAAGGAGGCCAAGGACGCCGAGATCCCGGTGATTCTCACAGACCGGGCCATCGATTCGACCGATGAAACTCTTTACGAAAGTTTTATCGGTTCGGATTTCGTCCTGGAAGGTAAGAAGGCCGGTGAATGGCTGGTCGAGGACGAGAAGGACGAGTCCGGCCCGGTGAATATCGTCGAGCTCCAGGGAACCCCGGGCGCGGCCCCGGCGAACGACCGTAAGGCCGGTTTTGCCGATGCCATCAAGGCTGATCCGAAGTTCAAGATCATCGCCTCGCAGACGGGTCAGTTCACCCGCACCGACGGCAAGCAGGTGATGGAGACCTTCCTCAAGTCGCACCCCGACATCGACGTGCTCTACGCCCACAACGACGACATGGGCCTGGGCGCGATCGAGGCGATCGAGGCGGCCGGCAAGACCCCGGGCAAGGACATCAAGATCATCACGGTGGACGCCGTCAAGGACGGCATGACCGCGCTGTCCGAGGGGAAGATCAACTTCATCGTCGAGTGCAGCCCGCTGCTCGGGCCGCAACTCATGGACCTGGCCAAGACCGTCGCCGACGGCGGCACCGTGGACAAGCG